The following proteins come from a genomic window of Athalia rosae chromosome 1, iyAthRosa1.1, whole genome shotgun sequence:
- the LOC105688992 gene encoding uncharacterized protein LOC105688992 has translation MEKPPHFQITKPNDTSKYNLRCNRNISEKMTKKDFIYDIPAPFQAIRKERYGHQLQHQSSLKKSRDDIECLVASSKNPVRLLTIIPPQKLHTYTPNPRSSTSTAERIAAEKRDRELAEDTGKEIRRQIVLPLQIRRKIGADSKLPRYVVIQTNQGNRDDFAKARHELLLLGDQIPERRILGHQCNYCQERIATFMSLSTHVKGHRHQRHCKICYWILKPEESMTAHIQKSHPSDIINRAPFIPEVCDICIPISNN, from the exons ATGGAGAAACCTCCACATTTCCAAATTACGAAACCTAATGACACATCGAAGTATAATTTACGGTGTAATCGTAACATCagcgaaaaaatgacaaagaaaGATTTCATCTACGATATTCCTGCGCCCTTTCAAGCTATCAGAAAG gAGAGATACGGTCATCAGCTGCAGCATCAATccagtttgaaaaaatctcgcGACGATATAGAGTGTTTGGTTGCTTCGAGCAAGAATCCTGTTCGACTTTTGACGATAATTCCGCCTCAGAAATTGCACACTTATACTCCAAATCCAAGATCTAGTACTTCAACTGCGGAAAGAATTGCTGCAGAAAAACGTGATCGAGAATTAGCTGAGGACACTGGAAAAGAAATACGCAGACAAATTGTCCTGCCGCTTCAAATACGCAGGAAAATTGGAGCGGACTCGAAGCTACCCAGATACGTGGTAATCCAGACGAATCAGGGGAACCGCGATGATTTCGCGAAAGCTAGACACGAACTACTTCTGCTCGGTGATCag ATCCCGGAGCGGAGGATTTTGGGGCATCAGTGTAATTATTGCCAGGAAAGAATCGCGACTTTCATGTCATTGTCGACCCACGTGAAAGGTCACCGTCACCAACGTCATTGCAAGATCTGTTACTGGATTCTAAAACCTGAGGAATCGATGACCGCACATATTCAAAAGTCACATCCCTCCGATATAATTAATCGAGCGCCATTCATCCCCGAAGTCTGTGatatttgtatacctataagtaaTAATTAA
- the LOC105689037 gene encoding autophagy-related protein 9A isoform X1 yields the protein MKRDTVITCLEPSRRAQTMTTVLDGSYQQLGTYSEGEDERRDENGEETPQESGVMIHVVPEGGRAKWNHIEDLDSFFTRMYHYHQKHGFVCMMLQQTLELGQFIFVVTFSTFLFHCVDYSILFRDTITNNTSHKTSINDAIHSPSECAASMGLITWVCILVATIFWILRAFEILYHLIHFWDIKQFFNTALKIEDCELDNLTWHEVQRRVRDVQIDQQMCIHKRELSELDIYHRILRFKNYMVAMINKSLLPVKLSVPIIGEVIFMTRGLKYNMELLLFWGPWSPFENNWHLKEDYKKLNKRQELARKLSKHILWVSVVNLILCPLVFLWQILHSFFNYGELIKREPGTLGSRTWSLYGRLYLRHFNELDHELNARLNRAYRPASKYMSIFTSPVMTIIAKNVAFVAGSILAVLLILGIYDEDVLTVEHVLTMITILGAIVACARAFIPDENLVWCPEQLLTAVLAHTHYRPDSWRGHAHTQSTRAQVAQLFQYRAVHLVEELLSPLLTPFILCFHMRPRALDIVDFYRNFTIEVTGVGDICSFAQMDVRKHGNPMWQTAAQTPAVEERNIGFDNKYGDGHEKIHVPMSNQYTQAEDGKTELSLIHFTLTNPEWRPPSHAETFVTALKERAKKDANDIPNDMNPLYSSLNSLSSLGAGYNDLVTSIIHSTILNQSQSASSAHTGFSHHPGRSSTFGGTEESVNARSDVISPAIRYGLNRAEGPLNVDRGLLRSVHEGLSNQSLGASVFGSEHELLPDVTIPVELTAADMSLSTLYLHELHHRQIRRRGYQEMATRSIWQRSPVQELATLPQVRQERAPLLRHGDSSVRSTRDS from the exons ATGAAACGAGATACTGTTATTACCTGCCTGGAGCCAAGTCGCAGAGCCCAAACG ATGACAACTGTTTTGGATGGTAGCTACCAACAACTCGGAACTTACTCTGAGGGTGAAGATGAAAGACGAGATGAGAATGGGGAAGAAACACCACAGGAATCGGGAGTTATGATCCATGTTGTCCCTGAGGGCGGCAGAGCTAAATGGAACCACATAGAAGACTTGGACTCATTCTTCACGCGAATGTATCACTACCATCAGAAACATGGATTCGTTTGTATGATGCTACAGCAGACTTTAGAACTTGGGCAATTTATCTTCGTAGTtactttttcaacatttctttttcactgcGTCGATTACTCAATTTTGTTTAG GGACACTATTACGAACAACACCTCGCACAAAACGTCTATAAACGACGCAATACATTCTCCAAGTGAATGTGCAGCATCCATGGGCCTCATTACCTGGGTTTGCATTCTAGTCGCAACAATATTCTGGATTTTACGTGCTTTCGAAATATTATACCACCTCATACATTTCTGGGatataaaacaatttttcaatacggCACTAAAAATTGAAGACTGTGAATTGGATAATCTAACATGGCACGAGGTCCAAAGACGTGTTCGAGATGTTCAAATTGACCAACAAATGTGCATACATAAGCGAGAGCTCTCAGAGCTCGATATATACCATAGAATATTAAGATTTAAAAACTACATGGTAGCTATGATCAACAAGTCACTTTTACCAGTAAAACTCAGCGTTCCAATAATAGGAGAAGTTATCTTCATGACAAGAGGTTTAAAATATAACATGGAGCTGCTATTATTCT GGGGACCATGGTCGCCTTTCGAAAATAACTGGCATCTGAAAgaagattataaaaaattgaacaaacgaCAGGAACTAGCTAGAAAGCTATCCAAACACATACTGTGGGTCAGCGTCGTGAACCTAATCCTATGTCCTTTGGTCTTTCTCTGGCAAATTCtacattctttttttaattatggAGAA CTAATCAAGAGAGAACCAGGCACTCTTGGTTCCCGAACTTGGTCTCTCTATGGTCGCTTGTATCTTCGTCATTTCAACGAGTTGGATCACGAATTAAACGCAAGATTAAACCGTGCCTACCGCCCAgcgtcaaaatacatgagtaTATTCACCTCACCTGTGATGACGATTATAGCGAAAAACGTGGCCTTTGTTGCTGGCAGCATCCTGGCCGTATTGTTGATACTTGGAATTTACGACGAGGACGTTCTGACCGTTGAGCATGTGCTGACGATGATAACAATACTCGGTGCAATAGTTGCCTGTGCGAGAGCATTTATACCCGATGAAAATCTTGTTTGGTGTCCAGAACAGCTTCTTACCGCTGTATTAGCTCACACACATTACAGACCCGATAGTTGGAGAGGGCACGCGCACACGCAATCAACTAGAGCTCAGGTAGCTCAGTTGTTTCAATACAGAGCTGTGCACTTGGTAGAGGAATTGCTGTCCCCTTTACTGACACCGTTCATTCTGTGCTTCCACATGAGGCCACGGGCTCTGGACATTGTTGATTTTTATAGAAATTTTACAATCGAAGTAACCGGTGTAGGGGATATCTGCAGCTTTGCACAGATGGACGTGAGAAAACATGGTAATCCAATGTGGCAAACTGCCGCTCAGACTCCCGCTGtcgaagagagaaatatcGGATTTGATAACAAGTATGGAGACGGACatgaaaaaatacatgtgCCAATGTCAAATCAGTACACTCAAGCAGAGGATGGCAAGACAGAATTATCTCTCATACATTTCACTCTGACAAATCCAGAGTGGAGACCACCTAGTCATGCGGAAACATTCGTTACCGCACTCAAGGAACGGGCGAAAAAGGACGCTAACGATATTCCCAATGACATGAATCCACTTTACAGCAGCCTCAACAGCCTTTCTAGTTTAGGAGCAGGG TACAACGATTTGGTTACAAGCATCATACATAGCACTATCCTGAACCAATCGCAAAGCGCGTCCAGTGCACACACTGGCTTCTCGCACCATCCGGGAAGGTCAAGTACATTTGGTGGCACGGAGGAATCCGTGAATGCTAGGTCAGATGTGATATCACCCGCTATACGTTACGGGCTCAACAGGGCCGAAGGGCCACTAAACGTCGACAGAGGGCTACTCCGCAGCGTACACGAAGGGTTGTCCAACCAGTCGTTGGGTGCGTCCGTATTCGGCTCCGAACATGAGTTGCTTCCTGATGTAACGATTCCGGTAGAACTAACCGCTGCCGATATGTCCCTATCTACTTTGTACCTGCACGAACTACATCATAGACAA ATAAGAAGGCGAGGTTATCAAGAAATGGCGACTAGAAGTATATGGCAACGAAGTCCTGTTCAAGAACTAGCAACCCTTCCGCAAGTTAGGCAAGAAAGAGCTCCCTTGCTGCGCCACGGAGATTCCTCGGTGAGAAGTACACGGGATTCTTAG
- the LOC105689037 gene encoding autophagy-related protein 9A isoform X2 has translation MTTVLDGSYQQLGTYSEGEDERRDENGEETPQESGVMIHVVPEGGRAKWNHIEDLDSFFTRMYHYHQKHGFVCMMLQQTLELGQFIFVVTFSTFLFHCVDYSILFRDTITNNTSHKTSINDAIHSPSECAASMGLITWVCILVATIFWILRAFEILYHLIHFWDIKQFFNTALKIEDCELDNLTWHEVQRRVRDVQIDQQMCIHKRELSELDIYHRILRFKNYMVAMINKSLLPVKLSVPIIGEVIFMTRGLKYNMELLLFWGPWSPFENNWHLKEDYKKLNKRQELARKLSKHILWVSVVNLILCPLVFLWQILHSFFNYGELIKREPGTLGSRTWSLYGRLYLRHFNELDHELNARLNRAYRPASKYMSIFTSPVMTIIAKNVAFVAGSILAVLLILGIYDEDVLTVEHVLTMITILGAIVACARAFIPDENLVWCPEQLLTAVLAHTHYRPDSWRGHAHTQSTRAQVAQLFQYRAVHLVEELLSPLLTPFILCFHMRPRALDIVDFYRNFTIEVTGVGDICSFAQMDVRKHGNPMWQTAAQTPAVEERNIGFDNKYGDGHEKIHVPMSNQYTQAEDGKTELSLIHFTLTNPEWRPPSHAETFVTALKERAKKDANDIPNDMNPLYSSLNSLSSLGAGYNDLVTSIIHSTILNQSQSASSAHTGFSHHPGRSSTFGGTEESVNARSDVISPAIRYGLNRAEGPLNVDRGLLRSVHEGLSNQSLGASVFGSEHELLPDVTIPVELTAADMSLSTLYLHELHHRQIRRRGYQEMATRSIWQRSPVQELATLPQVRQERAPLLRHGDSSVRSTRDS, from the exons ATGACAACTGTTTTGGATGGTAGCTACCAACAACTCGGAACTTACTCTGAGGGTGAAGATGAAAGACGAGATGAGAATGGGGAAGAAACACCACAGGAATCGGGAGTTATGATCCATGTTGTCCCTGAGGGCGGCAGAGCTAAATGGAACCACATAGAAGACTTGGACTCATTCTTCACGCGAATGTATCACTACCATCAGAAACATGGATTCGTTTGTATGATGCTACAGCAGACTTTAGAACTTGGGCAATTTATCTTCGTAGTtactttttcaacatttctttttcactgcGTCGATTACTCAATTTTGTTTAG GGACACTATTACGAACAACACCTCGCACAAAACGTCTATAAACGACGCAATACATTCTCCAAGTGAATGTGCAGCATCCATGGGCCTCATTACCTGGGTTTGCATTCTAGTCGCAACAATATTCTGGATTTTACGTGCTTTCGAAATATTATACCACCTCATACATTTCTGGGatataaaacaatttttcaatacggCACTAAAAATTGAAGACTGTGAATTGGATAATCTAACATGGCACGAGGTCCAAAGACGTGTTCGAGATGTTCAAATTGACCAACAAATGTGCATACATAAGCGAGAGCTCTCAGAGCTCGATATATACCATAGAATATTAAGATTTAAAAACTACATGGTAGCTATGATCAACAAGTCACTTTTACCAGTAAAACTCAGCGTTCCAATAATAGGAGAAGTTATCTTCATGACAAGAGGTTTAAAATATAACATGGAGCTGCTATTATTCT GGGGACCATGGTCGCCTTTCGAAAATAACTGGCATCTGAAAgaagattataaaaaattgaacaaacgaCAGGAACTAGCTAGAAAGCTATCCAAACACATACTGTGGGTCAGCGTCGTGAACCTAATCCTATGTCCTTTGGTCTTTCTCTGGCAAATTCtacattctttttttaattatggAGAA CTAATCAAGAGAGAACCAGGCACTCTTGGTTCCCGAACTTGGTCTCTCTATGGTCGCTTGTATCTTCGTCATTTCAACGAGTTGGATCACGAATTAAACGCAAGATTAAACCGTGCCTACCGCCCAgcgtcaaaatacatgagtaTATTCACCTCACCTGTGATGACGATTATAGCGAAAAACGTGGCCTTTGTTGCTGGCAGCATCCTGGCCGTATTGTTGATACTTGGAATTTACGACGAGGACGTTCTGACCGTTGAGCATGTGCTGACGATGATAACAATACTCGGTGCAATAGTTGCCTGTGCGAGAGCATTTATACCCGATGAAAATCTTGTTTGGTGTCCAGAACAGCTTCTTACCGCTGTATTAGCTCACACACATTACAGACCCGATAGTTGGAGAGGGCACGCGCACACGCAATCAACTAGAGCTCAGGTAGCTCAGTTGTTTCAATACAGAGCTGTGCACTTGGTAGAGGAATTGCTGTCCCCTTTACTGACACCGTTCATTCTGTGCTTCCACATGAGGCCACGGGCTCTGGACATTGTTGATTTTTATAGAAATTTTACAATCGAAGTAACCGGTGTAGGGGATATCTGCAGCTTTGCACAGATGGACGTGAGAAAACATGGTAATCCAATGTGGCAAACTGCCGCTCAGACTCCCGCTGtcgaagagagaaatatcGGATTTGATAACAAGTATGGAGACGGACatgaaaaaatacatgtgCCAATGTCAAATCAGTACACTCAAGCAGAGGATGGCAAGACAGAATTATCTCTCATACATTTCACTCTGACAAATCCAGAGTGGAGACCACCTAGTCATGCGGAAACATTCGTTACCGCACTCAAGGAACGGGCGAAAAAGGACGCTAACGATATTCCCAATGACATGAATCCACTTTACAGCAGCCTCAACAGCCTTTCTAGTTTAGGAGCAGGG TACAACGATTTGGTTACAAGCATCATACATAGCACTATCCTGAACCAATCGCAAAGCGCGTCCAGTGCACACACTGGCTTCTCGCACCATCCGGGAAGGTCAAGTACATTTGGTGGCACGGAGGAATCCGTGAATGCTAGGTCAGATGTGATATCACCCGCTATACGTTACGGGCTCAACAGGGCCGAAGGGCCACTAAACGTCGACAGAGGGCTACTCCGCAGCGTACACGAAGGGTTGTCCAACCAGTCGTTGGGTGCGTCCGTATTCGGCTCCGAACATGAGTTGCTTCCTGATGTAACGATTCCGGTAGAACTAACCGCTGCCGATATGTCCCTATCTACTTTGTACCTGCACGAACTACATCATAGACAA ATAAGAAGGCGAGGTTATCAAGAAATGGCGACTAGAAGTATATGGCAACGAAGTCCTGTTCAAGAACTAGCAACCCTTCCGCAAGTTAGGCAAGAAAGAGCTCCCTTGCTGCGCCACGGAGATTCCTCGGTGAGAAGTACACGGGATTCTTAG
- the LOC105689043 gene encoding mucin-5AC-like produces the protein MWLRTALLVCGLVAAVLGNDDILVEPKPGQEYVQFDSSLGELARVQSRAIPVEAFVTSHKIPEGISPPSEEDEEKDVEIAMEAQLAEEVLQRAKESLLKKSGKKSSEQIKESAQQFPEIEQQDSGVKKNGSKRQARVQLETFSDSGVLSEDGIKKIELARAKFESQTDAVIPGVQISPENPTTMTPVLTTPREVRAFDFVPVNIIQEDSKDAYTPWSDRHFGDLSDVSLVPAGSNSRIQVKKGPNGKDYEYEYVYYYYDEEDEGKAGSQTNANSNDASPVKTTPLPAPKRGSSSGRNKYASIERTTTVEPVSNEIIPSRSSSNRGRQAPETEDATEERLPTNTRFPPRSRSNHNTGTTESSRGRGNRPRPSLDLVDSSSFRTHQEGPEFPQNLPKGPLRFLGVTPNEESIEEKPVSRGRTRASKPAEPAPVEEPSEETFVSHRRRPVAAKPEVEIELNRGQPTHSSVEEDDEDIEPTVATPKTDSSTIAAESEEDPASVEYNVSKEQDQSTETSTMEIPTTENPNAAMDKVALDLYAFLLQGQSNLVDASTVDTDTEDETTPAEEDATTDAPTTTEIPTTTTEPTTTTTTTEPTTTTTTTEATTTTTTTTQVPVGRGKFRRPGAVGGIGTRNRFRSSGSTSTTSEAPAPAEEKTPRPRSRFGANAGGFKRPRPGQRQSSEQAAGEEEIQKETRNSVNAERPSLPSRNRFRGAVSRPSAVSPAPVNSEESSSTITEATSSSVIRPSLNRLNLNRRRGRPTTASPTTSEESQASGESAQADSSDTVSTTAKPAPKARLPGTGPRPLRPGPRINPRLRPGLTTSTTAAPEIPEPSVEEPAGAETEEESHETSAETNPPAPTTPESPLTRLRNRHRLQVHAKAPRTTPPAPVRRSPLLPKRKTTEAPLPEISNEQSSAEDSDAEGAPAENPIPAESNAAEAVQTQEEPSNKGLGGLLAPRRRIAPRRPGQLISRE, from the exons GGTATGCGGTCTGGTAGCTGCCGTTTTGGGGAACGACGATATCCTCGTCGAGCCAAAACCTGGACAAGAATATGTCCAGTTCGATTCATCCCTCGGTGAATTGGCGCGGGTGCAGAGCCGGGCGATTCCGGTTGAAg CCTTCGTCACATCGCACAAGATACCCGAAGGTATATCACCGCCGTCTGAGGAGGACGAGGAAAAGGATGTGGAAATTGCGATGGAGGCTCAACTGGCCGAGGAGGTGCTTCAGCGCGCTAAGGAGAGCCTGCTGAAGAAATCTGGAAAGAAAAGTTCAGAGCAAATAAAAGAGTCCGCTCAACAATTCCCTGAAATCGAACAACAGGATTCCGGTGTGAAGAAAAATGGTTCGAAAAGACAAGCTCGCGTTCAACTTGAGACCTTCAGTGATTCTGGAGTTCTTTCGGAAGACGGGATTAAAAAGATAGAGCTCGCAAGGGCGAAGTTCGAGAGCCAAACCGACGCCGTTATTCCCGGAGTACAAATTAG CCCAGAGAATCCTACGACGATGACCCCAGTCCTAACGACACCTCGCGAAGTTAGGGCGTTCGATTTTGTGCCGGTTAATATAATCCAAGAAGATAGCAAGGACGCGTACACCCCGTGGAGCGATCGTCACTTCGGCGACCTCAGTGACGTCAGTCTGGTACCGGCAGGATCAAATTCCCGCATCCAG GTCAAGAAAGGACCGAATGGTAAGGACTACGAGTACGAATACGTCTATTATTACTACGACGAAGAGGATGAGGGCAAAGCTGGCTCGCAAACGAACGCCAACTCGAACGATGCGAGTCCTGTTAAAACGACGCCTTTGCCGGCGCCGAAACGCGGTTCTTCCAGTGGCAGGAACAAGTACGCCTCGATCGAAAGGACAACGACCGTGGAACCGGTAAGCAACGAGATCATCCCTAGCAGATCATCGAGTAACAGAGGAAGACAAGCTCCCGAAACTGAAGATGCGACGGAAGAAAGACTGCCCACCAACACCAGATTCCCACCCAG GTCCAGATCGAACCACAACACGGGAACGACTGAATCGAGCAGAGGCCGAGGAAATCGGCCGAGACCGAGCCTTGATCTCGTAGATTCCAGCAGCTTTAGAACTCACCAAGAAGGTCCAGAATTTCCTCAAAATCTACCTAAGGGGCCTCTGAGATTTCTCGGAGTTACACCGAACGAGGAATCGATTGAAGAGAAACCTGTGAGTCGAGGACGTACGAGAGCATCCAAACCCGCGGAACCCGCTCCGGTGGAAGAACCATCGGAAGAGACTTTTGTATCGCACAGACGACGACCAGTTGCAGCTAAACCCGAG gttgAAATTGAGCTGAACAGAGGACAACCGACGCATTCTTCCGTCGAAGAAGATGACGAGGACATCGAGCCGACCGTCGCGACGCCAAAAACTGACTCCTCAACAATAGCTGCAGAAAGTGAAGAGGACCCCGCGAGTGTGGAATACAACGTCTCGAAAGAGCAGGATCAGTCCACGGAAACATCGACGATGGAAATTCCGACGACGGAAAATCCAAACGCAGCTATGGACAAGGTCGCCCTCGATCTCTACGCCTTCCTCCTTCAGGGTCAGAGCAATCTAGTCGATGCCTCCACCGTAGATACTGACACCGAAGACGAAACAACCCCTGCCGAAGAAGATGCCACCACCGACGCACCGACCACCACCGAAATCCCAACCACAACTACCGAACCCACTACAACTACGACCACAACCGAACCGACCACCACTACCACAACCACGGAAGCAACAACTAcgactactactaccactCAAGTTCCAGTTGGCAGAGGTAAATTCAGGAGACCTGGAGCAGTTGGAGGAATCGGTACGAGAAACAG ATTCAGGTCGAGCGGTTCGACCAGTACGACATCAGAAGCTCCTGCACctgcggaagaaaaaacgcCTCGACCGCGCAGTCGATTTGGAGCGAATGCAGGTGGATTCAAACGACCACGTCCCGGACAACGTCAGTCCTCCGAGCAGGCGGCTGGAGAGGAAGAAATTCAGAAGGAAACGAGAAACTCGGTAAACGCCGAGAGACCGAGTCTTCCGTCTCGTAACAGATTCCGTGGCGCTGTTTCAAGACCGTCAGCAGTTTCACCCGCTCCCGTAAACTCGGAAGAGTCTTCGAGTACAATAACGGAAGCCACTTCTTCGTCGGTTATCCGCCCGTCTCTGAATAGGCTCAATCTTAACCGCAGAAGAGGAAGACCGACGACCGCATCGCCAACGACCAGCGAGGAATCTCAAGCTTCGGGAGAAAGTGCACAAGCCGACAGTTCCGACACAGTTAGCACAACGGCCAAACCAGCGCCGAAAGCAAGACTTCCTGGGACGGGACCCAGACCGCTCAGACCCGGACCCAGAATTAATCCAAGACTGAGACCTGGACTCACTACGTCAACTACCGCGGCGCCTGAAATCCCGGAACCTTCCGTCGAAGAACCTGCTGGCGCTGAAACTGAAGAAGAATCCCACGAG ACCTCAGCAGAAACGAACCCGCCAGCGCCAACGACTCCTGAAAGTCCTTTGACGAGGTTGAGGAACAGACATCGGCTACAGGTCCACGCAAAAGCTCCTCGCACCACGCCTCCTGCACCTGTAAGGAGATCGCCACTTTTACCGAAAAGGAAGACCACCGAAGCACCATTACCAGAAATAAGCAATGAGCAGTCTTCGGCGGAGGATTCGGACGCTGAAGGAGCGCCAGCAGAAAATCCGATTCCAGCAGAATCGAATGCGGCCGAAGCTGTTCAAACTCAAGAAGAACCAAGCAATAAGGGACTCGGTGGGCTTCTGGCGCCAAGACGTAGGATAGCCCCAAGACGTCCCGGGCAACTTATATCGAGGGAATAA